The Verrucomicrobiota bacterium nucleotide sequence GCCGCCTCCGGCGCGGTGGCGCACGACTTCCTCGACCGGTTCATCAAGCTCGATTTCACGGACCGGCAGAAGGTCTACGCGGGCAAGGTAGCGGCGTTTAGCGTCGGGCTCGTCGCCATTATCCTGGGCATCGTTTTCGAGGGGATGAACGTCTCGTATCTGGTCGGGTGGGCGTTCGCTGTCGCGGCTTCGGCCAACCTGCCGGCGATCATCATGCTGCTGTTCTGGAAAAAGACGACGGCCAAGGGCATCGTCGCCTCGATCATCGTCGGCGTCGTGGCCGCGTTGGGCATCATTCTGCTCTCACCCGAGATGTACACCAAGCTCTACAAGCTCGATCCGGCGCTCGCCCCGATGCCGTTCGACAGCCCGGCCGTCATCTCAGTGCCGCTGAGTTTTGCCGCGCTCGTCGTCGTTTCGCTGTTGACTCAGAAGAACGGCCGCAGCGCGAAGGTCGCAGCCGCATAGGGTCATGCCTGTGCCTGAAGAGAACGCATTTGACGGCCGGGCTGGAGCGCGATGCTTCAGCTCGGCCACTCCGTTCAGACACCCACGCCGGCCGATCCGAGCGGCAGGCGGATGAAAAGCGTGATGCCCTCGGATTCGCCCGCTTCGAACGTGAAGGTGTTGCCGTGTCTGGCGACGGCCACGCTGTAGCAGGAGGCCAAGCGGCGGTCGCCGATCGCTTCGCCGATGGCGCGCCGCATGGGGGCTCAGGTTGCGGATAACCTGCTCACACGGGGCAGGCTGGCAGCGCACCTCGATGGCTTGTCGTTCCGGGTTGCGGAATGCTCCCCGGTCTGGGAGGTCTGCTATTCCACCGGCGAACGCTCCGTGCCCCACTGCCACTGCTGCGAAGGGCAACACAAGTCAGCAGGCAAGTGCCGAAGGAGTGTTCGCAATGGCTTGGACGTCGTCTGCTCTTCTGGGCGTCGTGGCGTGCACCGCCGTGGTGCTTCTGCTTGGAGCCTGCGGCACGCCGGCCACGCGCACCGGCGAGGCCGGCCAGGGTCTGGCGGTCCCAGAAATCCGGATACCCCACCAGTACGTCTGTATTGCGTACCTCAGTGTCAAGTGCGATGGCGAGGAGCGGTTCCGCTCCGAATGGGTCAAGGATTGGATCGATGGAAAGCCGACGTCGACCTGATGGGCATCAGGCGGCTCGAACTGATCGTCGAGGACGGCGGCGATGGCGACTGGGGCGACTGCGCCATTTGGTTCTCACCGATGGTCGGGCGGTCGTGGATGTCGTGTAGACCATGTCATTAGGCATGCGTGAGGAGTTCAGCACGGAGAACACGGAGAGAGAGCAGTCTCCTTGTCGCGCCGCGCACACCCAGTCGCGGCGAGCAGTGGCACATGCGTCTGACGTCGGTGTCGTCGAGGGGCAGGCGACAGAGTTGCCTTCGACGGGCTCGGGATGCTATACTGGAGCTGATGTCGGCAAGGGCGCTGCGGAGGTGGGTGTCCTCGCCGCGTGCTTGGGGAGGATTTCCCGTGGCCCGCTGCGCATGGCGCATGGGCTGACAACCGAGGAGGAGAACACACGATGACTCAGAGAATGCTCACACGCCTGATCGTGGGTGGCTGCGTTGCTGTCGTGCTAATGGTGTGCGGCGAGTTCGCGCTCGCAGCGGCCGGCGGGGATGACGCGGCCGCGGCGCCCGCCAAGGTCAGAACGCCGCACGAGTTTGTCTACATTGTCTACCTCAACCCGGCCGACCGCGAGTGCCTGCCGAACTACCAGGAGCGGCTCGACCGCGTCATGACGACGATCCAGACGTGGTATCGCGACGAGATGGTGCGCAACGGCTTCGGCGCGATGACCTTCCCGCTCGAGCGTGACGAGGACGGCAAGCTCGTTATCCACGTCGTCAGAGGTACCCGGGCCTACGCCCAAGGCGAGGAGATCACGACCGGCGAGATGCGCGACGTGCAGGTCAAGCCGGCGCTCCTCAAAGAGGGCATCGACGTCGACCAGGAGCACATCATCATCCTCGCCAACGGCGCGTACGTGACCGAGAACGACAACGGCGATAAGCTCGTTTACAGCTCGTCGCACTATGTCGGCAGTGGCAACCATAGGAGCGGAGCAGCGTGGGTGACCGACTACGAGTTTCTCGATCCGCTCAATCTCGAGAAAAAGGAGCCGGCGGTCTTCGACGGCGGCACGCGCCGCTACACGCTCGGCCACTATATGGTCACCTACATTGGCGGGATCGCCCACGAGTTCGGCCATGCGCTCGGTCTGCCGCATAACATGGAGACCGAGGCGCAGTTCGAGGAACTCGGCTACACGCTCATGGGCAGCGGCAACTACCATTTCCTTGCCAAACGTGCGGGCGATGAGAAGGAGTCCTACCTGAGCAAGGCGCACGCGACGATCCTCTCATCGCACCCGCTGTTCAGGCGCGACACGACTGACATTGACGTGAGGCCCGTGTGCAAGTGGCACGACATCGAATTCGCGTCAGGCGACGGCGAGTACGTCGTCAGCGGCCGCGTCGAATCGGTACCGCGCGCTTACGCTGTGGTCGCCTACCACGACCTGACGCGCCACGCCGTTGACTACGATGCGACGAGTTGGGTCGGCACGGTCGGTGACGACGGGCGGTTCGAGGTCCGTGTTGGCGCGCTCAAGCCGGGCGTCTACGAGTTGCGGCTCAAGTGCTACTTCGTCAACGGGGATAAATGCGAACTCAGCTATCAGTTCCCGCTCGACGATACGTTCCAGCTCCCCGTCGAAGACCTGAAGCGCCAGACACTTTGCGAGCTCTATGTGAAGCCGGCCATCGAGGCGCGCGATCCTGACGCGCTGCTTCTCGCGATCAACTCGCTCAAGACGGTCGACGACATTTACACCCGCCGTGCCCAGGCCTACCACCGTCTTATGACGCGCGAACGGACAAGGCCACAGCCGCTCGGCGCGCTCGGCGACGACGTGCGCGAGGTGCAGCTCTCGACAGCGGGGTGGGAATCAGCGAGCGTTGGCTGGGAGCGTCCCATGCGCGACCGCATTCCGGACGGCGCGCCACTCGAGTCCGGCAAGCAGTTCTATGAGTTCGGCTTGTACGCCCACGCCGATTCGAGCTACGTCTACAATCTGGAAGGCAAATGGGAACGCTTCACCGCCGTCTGCGGGCTCCAGAACGAAGTCGAGGGCTCGGTGGTCTTCGCTGTCAAGTGCGACGGCAAGGAAGTATTCCGCTCCGATCTGATTAACGACTGGACCGAAGTCCCCGTTGACCTTGACGTGACCGGTGTCAGGAAGCTCGAACTGATTGCCACCGACGGCGGCGACGGTAAGTGGGCTGACTGCTCCGTCTGGTTTGCACCAACGGTGACACGATAGAGTGAACAAGGAGGTTTCTCGTGACGCAACTAGGGTATGTGCTTCTTCTGGTCCTGATGTGCGTCGCCGCGACGCTGCTTCCGAGTGCCGGCACGGCGCTCACGACAGAGGATCCGGCTGCGCCGGCCGGAGCGGTCAGAGCACCGCATCAGTACGTTTACATCGTCTACCTCAATCCGGCCGATCGAGAGTGCCTGCCCGACTATCAGGAGCGGCTCGACCGGGTTATGACCGTGGTTCAGACGTGGTACAGCGACGAGATGGTGCGCAACGGCTTCGGGCCGATGACGTTTCCACTCGAGCGCGACGAGGACGGCCGTCTCGTCATTCACGTTGTGAACAGCAGCCGCATCTACGTCAAGGGTGAGGAGATCACCAGTGACGACAAGCGCGACGTACGGGTCAAACCGGCACTCCTCAAGGAAGGCATCGACATCGACCAGGAGCACATCATCATTTTCGACAACTCCATCTTCGTCGAGAAGCGCGACGACGGCTTCTCTTACGACAGCTCGTCGGCTTACTGCGGCCTTGGCGATCACCGTAGCGGCACGGCGTGGGTCACTGATGCCGAGCTGCTTGACCCGCTCAACCTGGACAAGAAGGAGCCGATGATCTACGACGGCGGCACCCGTCCGTACACGCTTGGCGGCTACAACGTGACCTACCTCGGCGGGGTCGCCCACGAGTTCGGCCACGCCCTCGGCCTGCCGCACAACATGGAGACCGACGAGGAGCGCGAGGCGCTGGGTATCGCGCTTATGGGCAGCGGCAACTACCACTTGTTCGGCGAGCGCGCCGGCATGGAGAAGGGTGCGTTCCTGTCGAAGGCGCACGCGACAATCCTCGCGTCGCACCCGCTATTCCGGCGCGACACGACCGACATTGATGTCCGGGCCACGTGCAAGTGGCACGAACTCGAGTTCGCCTCGGGCGACGGCGAGTACGTCGTGAGCGGCCGCGTCGAGTCGACGCCGCCTGCCTATGCCGTCATCGCCTACCACGATCTGACTCGCCACCGGCTCGATTACGATGCGACGAGCTGGGTCGGCACGGTCGACAAGGACGGGCGGTTCGAGGTCCGCGTCGGCGCACTCAAGCCGGGCCTCTACGAGTTGCGGCTCAAGTGCTACTCCGTCAACGGCGACAAGCGAGAGCTTGCCTACAAATTCGAGCTCGACGACACCTTCAAGCTCCCCGTCGACGCGCTCAGACGCCGCACGCTTTACGAGGCCTACGCGAAGCCAGCCATCGAGGCCAACGACCTCGAGGCGCTGCTCGCCGCCATCGCGAAGCTCAAGGGCGTTGAGGACATCTACCTCCGCCGCGCCCAAGCCTACTCCCGCGCCATGACGCGCAAGCCGACGGAACTGCGCAAGCTCAGCAACCTCGACGACGGCGTGCGCGAAGTGGTGCTTTCGTCTGTCGAGTGGGAATCGGCCAGTGTCGGCTGGGATAGGCCGAAGGTCGATCATATCGACGATTTCACACCGCTCGAATCGGGCAAGCAGTTCTATGACTTCGGCCTGTATGCACATGCCGATTCGAGCTACGTCTACAATCTCGACGGCAAGTGGAAGCGGTTCACCGCCGCGTGCGGGCTCCAGAACGAGGTCGAGGGCTCGGTGGTCTTCGCCGTCAAGTGCGACGGTAAGGAGGTGTTCCGCTCGCATCTGATCGAGAACTGGACCGAAGTCCCCGTTGACCTTGACGTGACCGGCATCAAGAAGCTCGAGCTCATCGCCACCGATGGGGGCAACGGCAAGTGGGCCGATTGCTCCATCTGGTTCGGGCCCACGCTCTCGCGCTAGCAGGTTGCTGAAAAAGCCTCTATATCAAGGAATCGTCCTCGTGTCATCGTGCTTTGAGGTCTCGAATGGCTCTGACCGGGCCGTGCCGTGGCCCGATCAACCGACGCGCGCCGATCGGTCTTGGTCACCGCGCCGATTGGGGCTTGCCTTACGGTGCCACAGCCGTCAACAGGTTGCGTATTCGGATCAGGTTGTAGGCCGCCGCAACGAACGTCCACATCCAGCCGACGCGCCTCGTGCCTTTGTGTCTTGTTTTTCGCAGCCCGCCGATGGTCTTGATCCAGCCGAAGATCTCCTCGACGCGCTTGCGCACGCGCTGGCTAATGCGATACCCGACGTGGCGCGTCGTGCGCGCGTCGATGCTCGAGCGGCGTCGCGTGTCGTTTTGCGCCACGTGCGGGACGGCACCCACCACGCGGATCGTATCGACAAAGCCCTGGCTGTCATAGGCCTTGTCGGCCCCGACGCTGATGCGATGCGTGCCCGGCACCTCGGCGATCATCTCGATGGCCGCGTCGCGTTCGGCCGTGCCGCACGCCGTGGTCAACCTGGTATCGACCACCAGGCCATTGCGATTCTCCATCAGCACGTGCCCCATGTAGGACAGCTTGGCCTCTTTGCCTTGGCCCTTGCGATACAGACGCGCCTCGGGGTCCGTCTTCGAGGCATGCGTGTCGTTGGCCCGCCGCTGGCCGTGGAAGTTGACCTCCTCGTTGCGCCCGCCTCGCGTGCTGTCCGAGGAGGGGTGGCGGCCTTGCGAGTTGTCGGACGCTCCGGCATCGGCCTTGGGTTGAAAGCTCTTGAAGGAGGCCCACGCCTCGACCAGCGTGCCGTCAACAGTGAAATGCTCGGCCGACAGCAACCCTTCGGCACACGCCTGCCTGAGCACGGCGGCAAGGAACCCGGCGGCGATATCGGACCGGAGAAGCCGCTCCCGGTTCTTCGAAAACGTCGAGGCATTCCAGACCTCGTCATCGATGCCGAGCCCGACAAACCAGCGAAACAACAGATTATAGTCGAGTTGCTGGACCAGCTGCCGTTCGCTGCGCACCGTGTAGAACGCCTGCAGCAGCAACGCGCGCAGCAGACGCTCGGGTGCGATCGAGGGGCGCCCCTCGTCCGAATACATCGCCGCGAACCGCGGCGACAGCTCGTGGAGCGCGCCGTCAACAAGCCGACGCACCACGCGCAATGGATGATCGGCCGGTACCCGATCCTCAAGACTTACATAAGAAAACATCGCGCCTTGATTGCTGTCACCGCCGCGCATTGTCGTTCCCCCTTGTCGGTGCCGTCTTCAGTCCTCGTCGAGCAACACGAGTATATATACGACGTGACAAGGGGTTTTTCAACAACCTGCTAGAGGCGCAAGGAGGAACACTGGTGAGGTACATTCTGGCTGTCAGTCTGATTGTGGTGGAGTGTGCGGTGGCATTGCTGACGAGCGGCTGCACATCGGTGACCGGCAACGGCCCAGCTCCCGCCGAAGCGGGAGTGCGGACACCTCACCAATATGTTCATATCATCTACCTGAATCCCGCGGACCGTGAGTGCCTGCCGGATTACCACAAACGTATCGATGCGCTGATGACCGAAGTGCAGGGTTGGTACCGAGATGAGATGGTGCGAAACGGCTTCGAGCCGATGACGTTCCCGCTTGAACGAGATGCCGACGGCAACCTGATCATCCATGTGATCCAGGGGACCAAGTCGTATGCCTGGCGCGAGGAGGTCTCGACGACAGAGATCCGCGAGAATCAAGTCAAGAGGCCAATGCTGGCGAAGGGCATCGATATTGACCAGGAGCACATCATCATCTTTCAGAACGCCACCTTCCCCAGCG carries:
- a CDS encoding NPCBM/NEW2 domain-containing protein, coding for MTQLGYVLLLVLMCVAATLLPSAGTALTTEDPAAPAGAVRAPHQYVYIVYLNPADRECLPDYQERLDRVMTVVQTWYSDEMVRNGFGPMTFPLERDEDGRLVIHVVNSSRIYVKGEEITSDDKRDVRVKPALLKEGIDIDQEHIIIFDNSIFVEKRDDGFSYDSSSAYCGLGDHRSGTAWVTDAELLDPLNLDKKEPMIYDGGTRPYTLGGYNVTYLGGVAHEFGHALGLPHNMETDEEREALGIALMGSGNYHLFGERAGMEKGAFLSKAHATILASHPLFRRDTTDIDVRATCKWHELEFASGDGEYVVSGRVESTPPAYAVIAYHDLTRHRLDYDATSWVGTVDKDGRFEVRVGALKPGLYELRLKCYSVNGDKRELAYKFELDDTFKLPVDALRRRTLYEAYAKPAIEANDLEALLAAIAKLKGVEDIYLRRAQAYSRAMTRKPTELRKLSNLDDGVREVVLSSVEWESASVGWDRPKVDHIDDFTPLESGKQFYDFGLYAHADSSYVYNLDGKWKRFTAACGLQNEVEGSVVFAVKCDGKEVFRSHLIENWTEVPVDLDVTGIKKLELIATDGGNGKWADCSIWFGPTLSR
- a CDS encoding IS5 family transposase is translated as MRGGDSNQGAMFSYVSLEDRVPADHPLRVVRRLVDGALHELSPRFAAMYSDEGRPSIAPERLLRALLLQAFYTVRSERQLVQQLDYNLLFRWFVGLGIDDEVWNASTFSKNRERLLRSDIAAGFLAAVLRQACAEGLLSAEHFTVDGTLVEAWASFKSFQPKADAGASDNSQGRHPSSDSTRGGRNEEVNFHGQRRANDTHASKTDPEARLYRKGQGKEAKLSYMGHVLMENRNGLVVDTRLTTACGTAERDAAIEMIAEVPGTHRISVGADKAYDSQGFVDTIRVVGAVPHVAQNDTRRRSSIDARTTRHVGYRISQRVRKRVEEIFGWIKTIGGLRKTRHKGTRRVGWMWTFVAAAYNLIRIRNLLTAVAP
- a CDS encoding NPCBM/NEW2 domain-containing protein — its product is MTQRMLTRLIVGGCVAVVLMVCGEFALAAAGGDDAAAAPAKVRTPHEFVYIVYLNPADRECLPNYQERLDRVMTTIQTWYRDEMVRNGFGAMTFPLERDEDGKLVIHVVRGTRAYAQGEEITTGEMRDVQVKPALLKEGIDVDQEHIIILANGAYVTENDNGDKLVYSSSHYVGSGNHRSGAAWVTDYEFLDPLNLEKKEPAVFDGGTRRYTLGHYMVTYIGGIAHEFGHALGLPHNMETEAQFEELGYTLMGSGNYHFLAKRAGDEKESYLSKAHATILSSHPLFRRDTTDIDVRPVCKWHDIEFASGDGEYVVSGRVESVPRAYAVVAYHDLTRHAVDYDATSWVGTVGDDGRFEVRVGALKPGVYELRLKCYFVNGDKCELSYQFPLDDTFQLPVEDLKRQTLCELYVKPAIEARDPDALLLAINSLKTVDDIYTRRAQAYHRLMTRERTRPQPLGALGDDVREVQLSTAGWESASVGWERPMRDRIPDGAPLESGKQFYEFGLYAHADSSYVYNLEGKWERFTAVCGLQNEVEGSVVFAVKCDGKEVFRSDLINDWTEVPVDLDVTGVRKLELIATDGGDGKWADCSVWFAPTVTR